A single Triticum dicoccoides isolate Atlit2015 ecotype Zavitan chromosome 2A, WEW_v2.0, whole genome shotgun sequence DNA region contains:
- the LOC119359159 gene encoding uncharacterized protein LOC119359159, protein MPIRSAPCAWTVEEFKKWVDVNGDGRISKAKLRQAIRRRGCWFATVRAGRADRDHNGYVDDAELENLVAFAREHLGMNISAR, encoded by the coding sequence ATGCCGATAAGGAGCGCCCCGTGTGCGTGGACGGTGGAGGAATTCAAGAAGTGGGTCGACGTGAACGGCGACGGCCGGATCAGCAAGGCCAAGCTCCGGCAGGCCATCCGCCGCCGGGGCTGCTGGTTCGCCACCGTTAGGGCCGGCCGCGCCGACAGGGACCACAACGGCTATGTCGACGACGCCGAGCTCGAGAACCTCGTCGCTTTCGCGCGGGAACACCTCGGCATGAACATCTCTGCCCGTTAG